One region of Streptococcus salivarius genomic DNA includes:
- a CDS encoding membrane protein — protein sequence MKLTIQRMARIAILSALAVGLRSAFIGLPNIQPITAMFFVAVLYLGLLDGLLIMALTMSISGFIFGFGPWVFNQILAFGVLMAFWSLIAPRLSLVWQIALVTLLSFFYGVLLDYGYGLLFKSGITFVISGLLYDTYHAVSTLLFYPFIQSIFRRFLK from the coding sequence ATGAAACTAACGATTCAACGAATGGCTCGAATTGCCATTCTGTCAGCTCTGGCGGTAGGATTGCGGTCAGCATTTATAGGATTGCCAAATATTCAGCCTATTACAGCTATGTTTTTTGTGGCTGTTCTTTATTTGGGTTTGCTTGATGGTCTATTGATTATGGCTTTAACCATGTCCATCTCAGGATTCATCTTTGGTTTTGGTCCTTGGGTCTTTAATCAGATTCTGGCCTTCGGCGTCTTGATGGCTTTTTGGAGTTTGATTGCACCTAGGTTATCACTTGTCTGGCAGATTGCTTTGGTAACTCTTTTGTCCTTTTTCTATGGAGTTCTCCTTGATTACGGGTATGGCCTTCTATTTAAAAGTGGGATTACCTTTGTTATTTCTGGTCTACTTTACGACACCTATCATGCAGTATCGACGCTTCTATTTTATCCATTCATCCAGTCTATTTTTAGGAGGTTTTTGAAATGA
- a CDS encoding metal ABC transporter permease, with the protein MISEFIDGLLNFHFLQNALITALVIGIVGGAVGCFIILRGMSLMGDAISHAVLPGVAISFILGINFFIGAIIFGLLASTMITYIKSNSIIKSDTAIGITFSSFLALGIILIGVANSSTDLFHILFGNILAVQDMDMWITIIVSLLVLATITIFFRPLLLTSFDPILAKSMGVKVTFYHYLLMVILTLVAVTAMQSVGTILIVALLITPAATAYLYVHSLKTMILLSSGLGALASVLGLFIGYSFNIAAGSSIVLTSALLFLISFFIAPKQSGMNKTSKQ; encoded by the coding sequence ATGATTTCTGAATTTATTGATGGTTTGCTAAATTTCCACTTCTTACAAAATGCTCTTATAACGGCTTTAGTTATTGGAATTGTCGGGGGTGCTGTTGGTTGTTTTATTATTCTAAGAGGGATGTCACTTATGGGTGATGCAATTTCACATGCGGTTCTACCTGGGGTAGCCATTTCCTTTATCTTGGGTATTAACTTTTTCATAGGAGCCATCATCTTTGGACTTTTAGCTTCTACAATGATTACCTATATCAAAAGTAATTCCATTATTAAGAGTGACACGGCAATTGGGATTACCTTTTCGAGCTTTCTAGCTCTCGGTATTATTCTCATCGGTGTTGCTAATAGTTCCACAGATCTCTTTCATATTCTCTTCGGGAATATTCTAGCTGTACAAGACATGGATATGTGGATAACGATTATCGTTTCACTTCTCGTACTAGCAACTATTACAATCTTCTTTCGCCCTCTACTCCTAACATCCTTTGATCCAATTTTGGCCAAGTCTATGGGAGTTAAGGTCACCTTCTACCACTACTTACTTATGGTTATTTTAACCTTGGTTGCTGTAACTGCCATGCAAAGTGTCGGTACTATTCTTATTGTGGCACTTTTAATTACACCGGCTGCCACTGCCTACCTTTATGTTCATAGCCTAAAAACAATGATTCTTCTCTCATCAGGATTGGGGGCTCTGGCATCTGTTCTAGGTCTTTTTATCGGCTATAGTTTTAATATTGCAGCTGGTTCGAGCATTGTATTAACGTCTGCTCTACTCTTTCTCATCAGCTTTTTCATCGCCCCAAAACAAAGTGGCATGAATAAAACTTCTAAACAATAA
- a CDS encoding metal ABC transporter ATP-binding protein — protein MIQIENINVSYKETLALDNITLNLEGPSITGIIGPNGAGKSTLIKALIGIIPHSGKILFNKQPIRQQLNRISYVAQKADIDFNFPITVKECISLGLYPKTKFFKRLSKSDWSKVTDALTLLGLTDLSHRQISQLSGGQFQRVLIARCLVQEADIILLDEPFVGIDSVSEDIIMNTLRELRDKGKLILIVHHDLSKVPHYFDQVILLNRKLIASGPTNLIFNEDNLRKTYGNSLFYKGDVNDF, from the coding sequence ATGATTCAAATTGAAAATATTAATGTGTCTTACAAAGAGACATTAGCTCTGGATAATATCACCTTAAACTTGGAGGGACCTAGTATTACTGGGATTATTGGACCAAATGGTGCTGGTAAATCAACTCTAATTAAAGCATTAATTGGTATTATTCCTCACTCTGGAAAAATCCTTTTCAATAAACAACCTATTCGTCAGCAATTGAATCGTATTTCCTATGTTGCACAGAAGGCTGATATTGATTTTAACTTTCCGATTACTGTCAAAGAGTGCATCTCTCTAGGACTCTATCCCAAAACCAAGTTCTTTAAACGTCTATCTAAAAGTGATTGGTCTAAAGTCACAGATGCTTTAACACTACTCGGTCTAACTGATTTGTCCCATCGCCAAATAAGCCAATTATCAGGAGGTCAATTTCAACGTGTTTTAATTGCTCGTTGTCTTGTACAAGAGGCAGATATTATTTTATTAGATGAGCCATTCGTAGGGATTGACTCTGTCAGCGAAGATATTATCATGAACACCTTGAGAGAACTTAGGGACAAAGGTAAGCTTATTCTTATTGTCCACCATGATTTGAGCAAAGTTCCTCATTATTTTGACCAAGTTATCCTCCTAAATCGTAAACTGATTGCTAGTGGGCCTACTAATCTTATTTTTAATGAGGATAATCTCCGTAAAACCTACGGTAACAGTTTATTTTATAAAGGAGATGTAAATGATTTCTGA
- a CDS encoding DUF4430 domain-containing protein → MKKLSTYLFLALSLVTLAACGKNEAAKLTSSTNNHQSKVQGQVTLILKTEKESKKKSVEIQKGDTVLDVLEEVYPVQENDGFITEIDGISQDKDKGIYWMFDVNGKLGEKAANQLKVEDGDEIKFYQEKYN, encoded by the coding sequence ATGAAAAAATTATCGACCTATCTCTTTCTCGCCTTATCACTTGTTACCCTAGCAGCCTGCGGAAAAAATGAGGCAGCTAAACTTACTAGTAGCACAAACAATCATCAGTCTAAGGTTCAAGGTCAGGTGACTTTGATTTTGAAAACGGAAAAGGAAAGTAAGAAAAAATCAGTAGAAATCCAAAAAGGTGATACAGTGCTTGATGTCTTGGAAGAGGTATATCCTGTTCAAGAAAATGATGGCTTCATCACTGAGATTGATGGTATTTCTCAAGATAAAGATAAGGGCATCTATTGGATGTTTGATGTTAATGGGAAACTTGGTGAAAAAGCAGCCAACCAACTTAAGGTTGAAGATGGCGATGAAATCAAATTCTATCAAGAAAAGTATAATTAA